The Eubacteriales bacterium genomic sequence TCCAGCTATTCCAATAAGCAAAGTAATTATTATATAGAAAAATGCATTTACTTTTTTGTTTTTACTAAATAGGTTAAACCCTTCATACATAAATGTTGAAAAAGTGGTATATGCCCCGAGAAATCCTTCTGCCAGGAATAAATTTGTACTGTTTTTGATTTGAAGGGCAGTTAGAATCCCAAGCAATATTGCACCTGATATGTTTATTATAAAAGTGCCTGAAAGATAGAGAATCTTTGATTTTTTTAAAATAAAAATTCCGATTTTATATCTGGTTATACTGCCTAAAAATCCGCCCAAGCCGACTAAAATCAAATCCATTAATTGTCCTCGCTTTCAAAATCGCAGATCAAACTCAGGTCTTCTTTTATAGGTTTCTTAATAAATATTTTATCAGCCAGTTTAAACCCTAAATACGTAGATGTAAAACCAAATGTTACTGATGCTATTATATAAAGTAAAGCAAAGGAGTAATTCCCATCTGATATCAAAACAACTGTTTCCTTGCATATAGTGGCAAAGGTGGTAAAGGCGCCTAAAAAGCCTGTCGTTAAACCAAGTTGTAGATTAGGTCTCACTTTTAAGCTGTCAATAGCAGCTGTCAAAATAAATCCCAATAAAAAACAGCCGGATATATTTACAAGAAAAGTATTTACTGGAATGGCATTATTAACATCAAATACTGCTATTTGCTTTAACAAATATCTAAAAATTGCACCAATACTCCCGCCAAAACCCATATATATATATTTTTTCATTTCATTACCCTCTTAAATTTCAAAAATAAAAAAGCTAGTGACATCTGTAAGACTTAAAACAGAAGTCATCAGCTTAAAAGCAATTTGGCATTTGCCGGGGAGAACTTCTTTCCCTAAAG encodes the following:
- the crcB gene encoding fluoride efflux transporter CrcB, with protein sequence MDLILVGLGGFLGSITRYKIGIFILKKSKILYLSGTFIINISGAILLGILTALQIKNSTNLFLAEGFLGAYTTFSTFMYEGFNLFSKNKKVNAFFYIIITLLIGIAGFFIGFELVKIIF
- the crcB gene encoding fluoride efflux transporter CrcB; translated protein: MKKYIYMGFGGSIGAIFRYLLKQIAVFDVNNAIPVNTFLVNISGCFLLGFILTAAIDSLKVRPNLQLGLTTGFLGAFTTFATICKETVVLISDGNYSFALLYIIASVTFGFTSTYLGFKLADKIFIKKPIKEDLSLICDFESEDN